A DNA window from Actinomadura coerulea contains the following coding sequences:
- a CDS encoding MCE family protein, with amino-acid sequence MRNSTSILRLGGAILAVAVLAAVLLLVLQEPKQRHMTAYFTKAVGLYKGADVRILGIPVGEVTSVEPVGDAVKVELRYDARYKVPAGAQAVIVNQTLVADRYVQITPVYRGGAVLADGATLGTNRTAVPVEVDEVGGSLNELSKALGPQGANAPGANGEQGSLSRLLQVGAANLDGQGEDIRQTIADASKALSTLSTDRGDVAETIKNLRIITDAMKANDQQIKSFSGHLNGVSGQLAGEKEELSAALNTLAPTLKNVQRFVKGNRTELAANVRQLAQITGVLVKEKGALAEILTAGPLAVNNLARAYDPISGTIHTRDNFRQFHDLADWICSLAYSVGTPAKECLDFVTPYNGIGKALTGFSLDLSWITALTTHYDPVPVPPDAYGPQGRPGKTSTTNKTAATGTQKRPTDITALLPGGGR; translated from the coding sequence GTGCGTAACTCCACGAGCATCCTCCGCCTGGGCGGCGCGATCCTCGCCGTCGCGGTGCTGGCCGCCGTGCTCCTGCTGGTCCTCCAGGAGCCGAAGCAGCGCCACATGACGGCGTACTTCACCAAGGCGGTCGGCCTGTACAAGGGCGCGGACGTCCGCATCCTCGGCATCCCCGTCGGCGAGGTCACCAGCGTCGAGCCCGTCGGCGACGCGGTGAAGGTCGAGTTGAGGTACGACGCCCGGTACAAGGTCCCCGCGGGCGCGCAGGCCGTGATCGTCAACCAGACCCTCGTCGCCGACCGCTACGTCCAGATCACGCCCGTCTACCGGGGCGGCGCCGTCCTCGCCGACGGGGCGACGCTCGGCACGAACCGCACCGCGGTGCCGGTCGAGGTCGACGAGGTCGGCGGGAGCCTGAACGAGCTGTCCAAGGCGCTCGGCCCGCAGGGCGCGAACGCGCCCGGCGCGAACGGCGAGCAGGGCTCGCTGTCGCGGCTGCTGCAGGTCGGCGCGGCGAACCTGGACGGGCAGGGCGAGGACATCCGGCAGACGATCGCCGACGCGTCCAAGGCGCTCAGCACGCTGAGCACCGACCGCGGCGACGTCGCCGAGACGATCAAGAATCTGCGGATCATCACCGACGCGATGAAGGCCAACGACCAGCAGATCAAGTCGTTCTCCGGACACCTCAACGGCGTCTCCGGGCAGCTGGCGGGGGAGAAGGAGGAGCTGAGCGCGGCCCTCAACACCCTGGCCCCGACGCTGAAGAACGTGCAGCGGTTCGTCAAGGGCAACCGCACCGAGCTGGCCGCCAACGTCCGGCAGCTCGCGCAGATCACCGGCGTGCTGGTGAAGGAGAAGGGCGCGCTCGCCGAGATCCTCACCGCCGGCCCGCTCGCCGTGAACAACCTGGCCCGCGCCTACGACCCGATCAGCGGCACGATCCACACCCGCGACAACTTCCGCCAGTTCCACGACCTGGCCGACTGGATCTGCTCGCTGGCGTACTCGGTGGGCACGCCCGCCAAGGAGTGCCTCGACTTCGTCACGCCGTACAACGGCATCGGCAAGGCCCTCACCGGGTTCAGCCTCGACCTGTCCTGGATCACCGCGCTGACCACCCACTACGACCCCGTGCCCGTCCCGCCGGACGCCTACGGCCCGCAGGGCAGGCCCGGCAAGACGAGCACCACGAACAAGACCGCGGCGACCGGGACGCAGAAGAGGCCCACGGACATCACGGCGCTGCTGCCTGGAGGTGGCCGATGA
- a CDS encoding MCE family protein translates to MRIPFRERNPVPIGLSAFAIIIVLVVLAMNLENIPLISGGRTHTAAFREAAGLRSGEEVRIAGVKVGKVTGLELAGDHVRVTFRVDDGVRLGDRTEADIKIKTVLGAHYLALNPRGRGRLARGIPIERTHTPFEVVPAISELSQRVGAIDVQQVAKSFDVLSDTFKNSPEEVRASLQGLRRLSNTVASRDDELHELAGKAKDVSKLLADRNQDFAKLVQDGDKVLQAVQARREVIHQLLINTVTLSQQVNALINENDAQLRPMLDNLAKVNRILLKNQNNLDRILQLFAPFARQFSDVTGTGRWFDSWIQNLIPIPASIHNPPSGGGATTNRQGAQPGGGTPGTGKTGNTDNPLPFLP, encoded by the coding sequence ATGAGGATCCCGTTCCGGGAACGCAACCCGGTCCCCATCGGGCTCTCCGCGTTCGCGATCATCATCGTGCTGGTGGTGCTGGCGATGAACCTGGAGAACATCCCGCTCATCTCCGGCGGCAGGACCCACACCGCCGCGTTCCGGGAGGCGGCCGGGCTGCGGTCCGGCGAGGAGGTCCGGATCGCGGGCGTCAAGGTCGGCAAGGTCACCGGGCTCGAACTGGCCGGCGACCACGTCAGGGTGACCTTCCGGGTCGACGACGGCGTGCGGCTCGGCGACCGGACCGAGGCCGACATCAAGATCAAGACGGTGCTCGGCGCCCACTACCTCGCGCTCAACCCGCGCGGGCGCGGCCGGCTCGCCCGGGGCATCCCGATCGAGCGGACCCACACCCCGTTCGAGGTCGTCCCCGCGATCAGTGAGCTGAGCCAGCGCGTCGGCGCGATCGACGTGCAGCAGGTCGCCAAGTCCTTCGACGTGCTGTCGGACACCTTCAAGAACTCCCCGGAGGAGGTCAGAGCCTCCCTTCAGGGGCTGCGCCGGCTGTCCAACACGGTCGCGTCCCGCGACGACGAGCTGCACGAGCTGGCCGGCAAGGCCAAGGACGTCTCCAAGCTGCTCGCCGACCGCAACCAGGACTTCGCCAAGCTCGTCCAGGACGGCGACAAGGTGCTCCAGGCGGTGCAGGCCAGGCGCGAGGTCATCCACCAGCTGCTGATCAACACCGTGACCCTGTCCCAGCAGGTGAACGCCCTGATCAACGAGAACGACGCGCAGCTGCGCCCGATGCTGGACAACCTGGCCAAGGTCAACCGGATCCTGCTGAAGAACCAGAACAACCTGGACCGGATCCTCCAGCTGTTCGCGCCGTTCGCCCGGCAGTTCTCCGACGTGACGGGCACCGGCCGCTGGTTCGACTCGTGGATCCAGAACCTGATCCCGATCCCCGCCTCGATCCACAACCCCCCGTCCGGCGGAGGCGCGACGACGAACAGGCAGGGCGCCCAGCCGGGCGGCGGAACGCCCGGCACCGGCAAGACCGGCAACACCGACAACCCGTTGCCCTTCCTCCCGTGA
- a CDS encoding MCE family protein: MRTTSAAIKLTIFVVVTSLATGVLAMTISNMRFRETTTYKAIFSDVTGLLDNDDVRVAGVRVGQIEHIELYKGDKAEVTFSLQKEDVFKAGLPASTRAQIRYRNLMGQRYLALTDGAGRANDYLRPGDTIPVGQTTPALDLTTLFNGFRPLFRALEPKDVNTLAMQIIQVLQGEGGTINSLLAHVASLTNTLADRDKVIGQVIDNLNTVLGTIDERHDEVDQLVTDLRGFVSGVSGDRKAIFDSVAAINELTGTTQDLLADARPDIRDDIAGLRKLTATFDANGKELDAGLQRTPKRLEGLVNISSYGSWFNMYICGLDARVRLPGGPVYQTPAIVNENARCK, encoded by the coding sequence GTGAGGACGACCAGTGCGGCGATCAAGCTGACGATCTTCGTGGTCGTCACCTCGCTGGCCACCGGCGTGCTGGCGATGACGATCTCCAACATGCGGTTCCGGGAGACGACCACGTACAAGGCGATCTTCTCGGACGTGACGGGCCTGCTCGACAACGACGACGTGCGCGTCGCCGGCGTCCGGGTCGGCCAGATCGAGCACATCGAGCTGTACAAGGGCGACAAGGCCGAGGTCACGTTCAGCCTGCAGAAGGAGGACGTGTTCAAGGCCGGGCTGCCCGCGTCCACGCGGGCGCAGATCCGGTACCGCAACCTCATGGGCCAGCGGTACCTGGCGCTGACCGACGGCGCCGGCCGGGCCAACGACTACCTCAGGCCCGGCGACACGATCCCGGTCGGGCAGACCACGCCCGCGCTCGACCTGACGACCCTGTTCAACGGGTTCCGGCCGCTGTTCCGCGCGCTGGAGCCCAAGGACGTCAACACGCTCGCGATGCAGATCATCCAGGTCCTCCAGGGCGAGGGCGGGACGATCAACAGCCTGCTCGCGCACGTGGCGTCGCTGACCAACACCCTCGCCGACCGGGACAAGGTCATCGGCCAGGTGATCGACAACCTGAACACCGTGCTCGGCACCATCGACGAGCGGCACGACGAGGTCGACCAGCTGGTCACGGACCTGCGGGGGTTCGTCAGCGGGGTCTCGGGGGACCGCAAGGCGATCTTCGACTCGGTGGCGGCGATCAACGAGCTGACCGGCACCACGCAGGACCTGCTCGCCGACGCCCGCCCGGACATCCGCGACGACATCGCGGGGCTGCGCAAGCTCACCGCCACGTTCGACGCGAACGGCAAGGAGCTCGACGCGGGCCTGCAGCGGACGCCGAAGCGGCTGGAGGGGCTGGTGAACATCTCCTCCTACGGCTCCTGGTTCAACATGTACATCTGCGGCCTCGACGCGCGGGTGCGGCTGCCGGGCGGACCGGTCTACCAGACGCCGGCGATCGTGAACGAGAACGCGAGGTGCAAGTAG
- a CDS encoding MCE family protein, producing the protein MSERLRYRVLGTSMIVVIVLLLALTVALYNKAFTPTLDVKVRTERAGLQLLPHSDVKIRGLIVGEVRGTDADARGATLHLALDPGKAKLIPRNVQARLLPKTLFGEKYVDLAAPAQAGPPGLRSGQVIQQDRSQAAVEIDKVLNDLLPLLQAVKPAELNATLNALATALQGRGDQIGRNLEEADELLRKINPQLGTLVHDLNALADVSDIYTAAAPDLLQTLRNLNVTSRTITDKKATIEQLIPATTALAEDGDVFMRQNAPKIIGFNIANRDGLDLVARYSPSLPCVFAGLMKLKPESQRVAGGNGSKTFNLTIEIVKPVPGYKYPLDKPEAKDQRDPRCYGLPNPKVPSPTYLALDGTQDDLWWKNPDDPNGGGSRGRALSNVFVDPGSMSEKDKIKNVLGPVTRTRADELSDVAALMFGPLLGDGSVVTVK; encoded by the coding sequence ATGAGTGAGCGGTTGCGTTACCGGGTGCTCGGCACGTCGATGATCGTCGTGATCGTCCTGCTGCTGGCGCTGACCGTGGCGCTGTACAACAAGGCGTTCACGCCGACGCTCGACGTGAAGGTGCGGACCGAGCGGGCGGGGCTCCAGCTGCTGCCGCACTCGGACGTGAAGATCCGCGGTCTGATCGTCGGCGAGGTGCGGGGCACCGACGCCGACGCGCGCGGGGCGACGCTCCACCTGGCGCTGGACCCGGGCAAGGCGAAGCTGATCCCGCGCAACGTCCAGGCCCGGCTGCTGCCGAAGACGCTGTTCGGCGAGAAGTACGTGGACCTGGCCGCTCCGGCGCAGGCGGGCCCGCCCGGACTGCGCTCGGGCCAGGTGATCCAGCAGGACCGCTCCCAGGCCGCCGTCGAGATCGACAAGGTGCTGAACGACCTGCTCCCGCTGCTGCAGGCGGTCAAGCCGGCGGAGCTGAACGCGACGCTGAACGCCCTGGCCACGGCGCTGCAGGGCCGCGGCGACCAGATCGGCCGGAACCTGGAGGAGGCCGACGAGCTGCTGCGGAAGATCAACCCGCAGCTCGGCACGCTGGTGCACGACCTGAACGCCCTGGCCGACGTCTCCGACATCTACACCGCCGCGGCGCCCGACCTGCTGCAGACGCTGCGCAACCTCAACGTCACCAGCCGGACGATCACCGACAAGAAGGCGACGATCGAGCAGCTGATCCCGGCGACGACCGCGCTGGCCGAGGACGGCGACGTGTTCATGCGGCAGAACGCCCCGAAGATCATCGGCTTCAACATCGCGAACCGGGACGGGCTGGACCTGGTCGCGCGCTACTCGCCGTCGCTGCCGTGCGTGTTCGCGGGGCTGATGAAGCTCAAGCCGGAGTCCCAGCGGGTGGCGGGCGGCAACGGGTCCAAGACCTTCAACCTGACGATCGAGATCGTCAAGCCGGTGCCGGGCTACAAGTACCCGCTGGACAAGCCGGAGGCCAAGGACCAGCGCGATCCGCGCTGCTACGGGCTGCCGAACCCCAAGGTCCCGTCCCCGACCTACCTGGCGCTGGACGGCACGCAGGACGACCTGTGGTGGAAGAACCCCGATGACCCGAACGGCGGCGGGAGCCGCGGCCGGGCGCTGTCGAACGTCTTCGTGGACCCGGGCTCGATGAGCGAGAAGGACAAGATCAAGAACGTGCTCGGACCGGTGACGCGGACCCGCGCCGACGAGCTGTCCGACGTCGCGGCGCTGATGTTCGGGCCGCTGCTGGGCGACGGATCGGTGGTGACGGTCAAGTGA
- a CDS encoding MlaE family ABC transporter permease, with protein MAAPGKTGKAARRVVSAPLDRLDDFGHQMSFYARAFAWVFRVLRRYRTEVLRLLAEVSLGTGGLAVIGGSVVIVGFMTFFTGSQVGLQGYESLNQIGTAAFTGFVASYFNTREIAPLVSALALSATVGCGFTAQLGAMRISDEIDALEVMAVPSMPFLVTTRMLAGMIAVVPLYIVGLLASYGATRVIVTMFYGQSTGTYDHYFHLFLPPYDILWSFGKVIVFAVLVMLIHCYYGYHASGGPAGVGVAVGRAVRTSIVVINVVDLMLGMAIWGTTTSVRIAG; from the coding sequence ATGGCTGCCCCTGGCAAGACGGGCAAGGCCGCCCGGCGGGTGGTGAGCGCGCCGCTCGACCGGCTGGACGACTTCGGCCACCAGATGTCGTTCTACGCCCGCGCGTTCGCGTGGGTGTTCCGGGTGCTGCGCCGGTACCGCACGGAGGTGCTGCGGCTGCTGGCCGAGGTGAGCCTCGGCACCGGCGGCCTCGCGGTGATCGGCGGCTCGGTGGTGATCGTCGGGTTCATGACGTTCTTCACCGGCAGCCAGGTCGGCCTGCAGGGCTACGAATCGCTTAACCAGATCGGCACGGCCGCGTTCACCGGGTTCGTCGCGTCCTACTTCAACACCCGCGAGATCGCGCCGCTGGTGTCGGCGCTCGCCCTTTCGGCGACGGTCGGCTGCGGGTTCACCGCCCAGCTCGGCGCGATGCGGATCTCCGACGAGATCGACGCGCTGGAGGTCATGGCCGTCCCGTCGATGCCCTTCCTCGTCACCACCCGGATGCTCGCCGGAATGATCGCGGTCGTTCCGCTGTACATCGTGGGCCTGCTCGCCTCCTATGGCGCGACCCGGGTCATCGTGACGATGTTCTACGGCCAGTCGACCGGCACCTACGACCACTATTTCCATTTGTTCCTACCGCCGTACGACATCTTGTGGTCGTTCGGAAAAGTAATCGTCTTCGCGGTGCTGGTGATGCTGATCCACTGCTACTACGGCTACCACGCCTCCGGCGGCCCCGCGGGCGTCGGCGTCGCGGTGGGCCGCGCGGTGCGCACCAGCATCGTGGTGATCAACGTGGTCGACCTGATGCTCGGCATGGCGATCTGGGGCACGACGACCAGCGTCCGGATCGCGGGGTGA
- a CDS encoding MlaE family ABC transporter permease, translating to MFQWPFQWREFIQQAWFIVSVTVVPTMLVAIPFGGVLSLQVGGLIRQLGAQSYTGATAVVAIVREASPLVTSLLVAGAAGSAMCADIGSRKIREEIDAMEVLGINPLHRLVVPRMLACAFVALFLNGLVSVVGLLGGYFFNVMLQGGTPGAYLASFNAIAQLPDLLQAEFKAFVFGITAGLVAAYKGLNAKGGPKGVGDAVNQTVVITFMLLFLENFLISTLYFQFVPSKGM from the coding sequence ATGTTCCAATGGCCGTTCCAGTGGCGCGAGTTCATCCAGCAGGCCTGGTTCATCGTCAGCGTGACCGTCGTTCCCACGATGCTGGTCGCCATCCCCTTCGGCGGCGTGCTGTCCCTCCAGGTCGGCGGGCTGATCCGGCAGCTCGGCGCGCAGTCCTACACCGGCGCGACCGCGGTGGTCGCGATCGTCCGGGAGGCCAGCCCGCTGGTCACCTCGCTGCTGGTCGCGGGCGCCGCCGGGTCGGCGATGTGCGCCGACATCGGCTCCCGGAAGATCCGTGAGGAGATCGACGCCATGGAGGTGCTGGGCATCAACCCCCTGCACCGCCTGGTGGTGCCGCGGATGCTCGCCTGCGCGTTCGTCGCGCTGTTCCTCAACGGGCTGGTCTCGGTGGTCGGCCTGCTGGGCGGCTACTTCTTCAACGTGATGCTGCAGGGCGGCACCCCCGGCGCCTACCTGGCCTCCTTCAACGCCATCGCGCAGCTGCCCGACCTGCTGCAGGCGGAGTTCAAGGCGTTCGTCTTCGGCATCACCGCGGGCCTGGTCGCCGCGTACAAGGGCCTGAACGCCAAGGGCGGCCCCAAGGGCGTGGGCGACGCGGTCAACCAGACCGTCGTCATCACGTTCATGCTGCTCTTCCTGGAGAACTTCCTGATCTCCACGCTGTACTTCCAGTTCGTCCCGTCGAAGGGGATGTAG
- a CDS encoding ABC transporter ATP-binding protein: MGVEIRVEGLTKSFGRQVIWQDVSLTIPAGEISVLLGPSGTGKSVFLKSLVGLLKPDRGHIWVGDRDLPYLPESQLYETRKLFGVLFQDGALFGSMNLFDNIAFPLREHTKKSESEIKRIVMEKMDLVGLLGAEHKLPGEISGGMKKRAGLARALVLDPEILLVDEPDSGLDPVRTAFLNQVFIDLNAQIGATFLIVTHDINTARTLPDNIGLLYQRHLAMFGPREMLLSSEEPVVRQFLNASKIGPIGMSEEKDESELEAEAKMGHDPGKLPPIPPQQMPSNGLIRAGMHAPGAWCAAHGVTPPPGSFVDDLGRNWVEEWPRYVASMTPVGTPAGGAHGAPGGMPPAGPPPGDPGGRFPGSPPPGQPGAGAGY; this comes from the coding sequence GTGGGCGTCGAGATCAGAGTCGAGGGCCTGACGAAGTCCTTCGGCCGCCAGGTGATCTGGCAGGACGTGTCGCTGACCATTCCCGCAGGTGAGATCTCCGTTCTCCTGGGTCCGTCCGGTACCGGAAAGTCGGTCTTCCTGAAGTCCCTTGTGGGGCTGCTCAAGCCCGACCGCGGGCACATCTGGGTCGGCGACCGGGACCTGCCGTACCTGCCCGAATCGCAGCTCTACGAGACCCGGAAGCTGTTCGGCGTCCTGTTCCAGGACGGCGCCCTGTTCGGCTCCATGAACCTGTTCGACAACATCGCGTTCCCGCTCCGCGAGCACACCAAGAAGTCCGAGTCCGAGATCAAGCGCATCGTCATGGAGAAGATGGACCTGGTCGGTCTTCTCGGCGCCGAGCACAAGCTTCCCGGTGAGATCTCCGGCGGCATGAAGAAGCGCGCCGGCCTCGCCCGCGCGCTCGTCCTGGACCCCGAGATCCTGCTGGTGGACGAGCCGGACTCCGGCCTCGACCCGGTCCGCACCGCGTTCCTCAACCAGGTGTTCATCGACCTCAACGCGCAGATCGGCGCGACGTTCCTGATCGTCACCCACGACATCAACACCGCCCGCACCCTCCCGGACAACATCGGCCTGCTGTACCAGCGGCACCTGGCGATGTTCGGGCCGCGGGAGATGCTGCTGTCCAGCGAGGAGCCGGTCGTCCGGCAGTTCCTCAACGCCAGCAAGATCGGCCCGATCGGCATGTCCGAGGAGAAGGACGAGTCCGAACTGGAGGCCGAGGCGAAGATGGGCCACGACCCCGGCAAGCTGCCGCCGATCCCGCCGCAGCAGATGCCGAGCAACGGGCTGATCCGCGCCGGCATGCACGCGCCCGGCGCGTGGTGCGCGGCGCACGGCGTCACGCCGCCGCCCGGCTCGTTCGTCGACGACCTCGGCCGCAACTGGGTGGAGGAGTGGCCCCGGTACGTGGCGTCCATGACGCCCGTCGGCACTCCCGCCGGCGGCGCGCACGGCGCGCCCGGCGGCATGCCGCCCGCCGGCCCCCCGCCCGGCGATCCCGGGGGCCGGTTCCCCGGCAGCCCGCCGCCTGGCCAGCCGGGAGCGGGTGCAGGCTACTGA
- the rplL gene encoding 50S ribosomal protein L7/L12, giving the protein MAKLSTDDLLDAFKEMTLLELSEFVKQFEEVFDVKAAAPVAAVAAAPGAPAGGEEAAVQDEFDVILEGAGDKKIQVIKEVRALTSLGLKEAKDLVDGAPKPLLEKVNKETADKAKEALEKAGASVTVK; this is encoded by the coding sequence ATGGCGAAGCTCAGCACCGACGACCTGCTCGACGCCTTCAAGGAGATGACCCTTCTCGAGCTCTCCGAGTTCGTGAAGCAGTTCGAAGAGGTCTTCGACGTCAAGGCCGCCGCCCCCGTCGCGGCCGTGGCCGCCGCCCCCGGCGCCCCGGCCGGTGGCGAGGAGGCCGCGGTCCAGGACGAGTTCGACGTCATCCTCGAGGGTGCCGGCGACAAGAAGATCCAGGTCATCAAGGAGGTGCGCGCCCTGACGAGCCTCGGCCTCAAGGAGGCCAAGGACCTGGTCGACGGCGCCCCCAAGCCGCTGCTGGAGAAGGTCAACAAGGAGACGGCCGACAAGGCCAAGGAGGCCCTGGAGAAGGCCGGCGCCTCGGTCACCGTCAAGTAA
- the rplJ gene encoding 50S ribosomal protein L10: MAKAHKDAAIAELKNEFESSNGAVLTEYRGLSVAQVKELRDNLGETARFRVVKNTLTKRAANEAGVDEQFRELLEGPSAIAFVRGDVVEAAKGLRDFAKANPMLVIKGGFIDGQSMDAAEITKLADLESREVLLAKLAGAMKGSMANAAALFNALPTQAAQLAEALRAKREAEGETAEAPAAEASAE; this comes from the coding sequence ATGGCCAAGGCCCACAAGGACGCGGCGATCGCCGAGCTCAAGAACGAGTTCGAGAGCTCCAACGGCGCCGTGCTGACCGAGTACCGCGGGCTTTCCGTCGCGCAGGTCAAGGAGCTGCGCGACAACCTCGGCGAGACCGCGCGGTTCCGCGTGGTGAAGAACACGCTGACCAAGCGCGCCGCGAACGAGGCCGGTGTCGACGAGCAGTTCCGTGAGCTGCTCGAAGGCCCGTCGGCCATCGCGTTCGTCCGCGGCGACGTGGTCGAGGCCGCCAAGGGCCTGCGCGACTTCGCCAAGGCGAACCCGATGCTGGTGATCAAGGGCGGCTTCATCGACGGTCAGTCGATGGACGCGGCCGAGATCACCAAGCTGGCGGACCTTGAGTCGCGCGAGGTGCTCCTCGCGAAGCTGGCCGGTGCGATGAAGGGCTCGATGGCCAACGCCGCCGCGCTGTTCAACGCTCTGCCGACGCAGGCCGCCCAGCTCGCCGAGGCGCTGCGCGCCAAGCGCGAGGCCGAGGGCGAGACCGCCGAGGCACCCGCCGCCGAGGCGTCCGCCGAGTAG
- a CDS encoding LppX_LprAFG lipoprotein, whose translation MIRRFAAGTVLATGLALSLTGCLGEAGKTVDDAGKGLRLSAAQVLGKAAEKTGQIDSFQADLTMKSTGSSTGDVSMNGTMQYRTKPDLAYSMNFGQMTVAGKPMPGMEQRLVGRTMYMKMPMLSQLGGGSKPWIKISLDELGAKSGMNIDELLQQSRQMDPVQNTKMLTASKDVREVGKETVDGVETTHYTGTYRMEDAVAKLSPETREAYRKSLGTTGLQAMHFDLWVDGQQLPRQMTMKSTESTQGDMTMTMKYRDFGKPVQVTEPPAGQVTDFGELMSRLGSGGGLPGGA comes from the coding sequence ATGATCCGTCGTTTCGCGGCCGGCACGGTGCTGGCCACCGGCCTCGCCCTCTCGCTGACCGGCTGCCTCGGCGAGGCCGGGAAGACGGTGGACGACGCCGGCAAGGGGCTGCGGCTGTCCGCCGCGCAGGTCCTCGGCAAGGCCGCCGAGAAGACCGGCCAGATCGACTCGTTCCAGGCCGACCTGACGATGAAGTCGACCGGCTCGTCGACCGGCGACGTGTCGATGAACGGCACGATGCAGTACCGCACGAAGCCCGACCTGGCCTACAGCATGAACTTCGGGCAGATGACGGTCGCGGGCAAGCCGATGCCCGGCATGGAGCAGCGGCTCGTCGGCCGGACCATGTACATGAAGATGCCGATGCTGTCCCAGCTCGGCGGCGGGTCCAAGCCCTGGATCAAGATCTCGCTGGACGAGCTGGGCGCCAAGTCCGGGATGAACATCGACGAGCTGCTCCAGCAGTCCCGGCAGATGGACCCGGTGCAGAACACCAAGATGCTGACGGCGTCCAAGGACGTGCGCGAGGTCGGCAAGGAGACGGTCGACGGCGTCGAGACGACCCACTACACGGGCACGTACCGGATGGAGGACGCGGTGGCGAAGCTCTCCCCGGAGACGCGGGAGGCCTACCGCAAGAGCCTCGGCACGACCGGCCTCCAGGCCATGCACTTCGACCTGTGGGTGGACGGCCAGCAGCTGCCGCGCCAGATGACGATGAAGTCCACGGAGTCGACGCAGGGCGACATGACCATGACGATGAAGTACCGCGACTTCGGCAAGCCGGTGCAGGTCACCGAGCCTCCGGCCGGCCAGGTCACGGACTTCGGCGAGCTCATGAGCCGGCTCGGCAGCGGCGGGGGCCTGCCCGGCGGCGCCTGA